A single window of Plectropomus leopardus isolate mb chromosome 12, YSFRI_Pleo_2.0, whole genome shotgun sequence DNA harbors:
- the LOC121951391 gene encoding receptor-interacting serine/threonine-protein kinase 2-like isoform X1, which translates to MRVDGRALPHCDYRRGQFCFRWMINAQRLSVKGSQSAMEPYAAMGCMNIGSLTSTLPVIPYQKLTDLYYLSRGGFGTVFKAQHSDWRTTVAIKCLKLDCPVGERERNCLLKEAEVLHKARFNYIIQIFGICNEPEFFCIVTEFMSNGSLDLLLHEKDMYPGLAWPLRLRILYEIALGVNFLHNMNPPLLHHDLKTQNILLDGEFHVKIADFGLSKWRQLSVSKGSGSKPTEMGGTVIYMPPEKYEPSKSRRADVKHDMYSYAIIMWEVLSRQIPFEEVTNPMQIMFSVLRGMRPDISLESLSADIPSRDTLISLMTSGWTSNPDERPSFLKCLIELEPMVRKFDEIDFLEAVLEIKRSKLRHRSGCCSAQSGSEKRSEEGSLNILKDRPSPWPESSTSGSGSCSSQDTDISLPGVLTSSNAAPSKDGLPSSFLAHTLEPPESLKDPCAVNNLNGYQSARPMNDLNIPVKPGLPVSEYETRLDNLTLVPQPQQQADYSPPLRHSPPSQGPMAQWIASKREEIVAQMTEACLNQSLDALLAQTLLMREDYELVKTQTTRTAKVRELLDNCHRHNEDFCRIVVRKLRDNKQMGLQPYPPEIGSPTLIPSTPTLSMSYNNSRSKVHQ; encoded by the exons ATGCGTGTAGATGGGAGAGCTCTTCCACATTGCGATTACCGAAGGGGGCAGTTCTGCTTTCGGTGGATGATAAATGCTCAGAGACTTTCCGTAAAAGGCTCACAAAGTGCTATGGAGCCGTACGCGGCTATGGGTTGTATGAACATTGGCAGTCTGACCAGCACCTTACCGGTGATCCCCTACCAGAAGCTGACCGACCTGTACTACCTGAGCAGAGGGGGCTTCGGCACCGTGTTCAAGGCACAGCACTCCGACTGGAGGACCACTGTGGCTATCAAGTGCCTCAAACTCGACTGTCCTGTTGGAGAAAG AGAGAGGAACTGCCTGCTGAAGGAGGCCGAGGTGCTCCACAAAGCCAGGTTCAACTACATCATCCAGATCTTTGGGATCTGCAACGAGCCCGAGTTCTTCTGCATAGTCACCGAGTTTATGAGCAATGGCTCTCTGGACTTGTTGCTCCACGAG AAGGACATGTACCCCGGGCTCGCCTGGCCTTTGCGACTGAGAATCCTATATGAGATTGCCCTGGGCGTTAACTTCCTCCACAACATGAACCCACCCCTCTTACATCATGACCTTAAGACTCAGAACATACTTTTGGATGGTGAATTTCATGTTAAG ATTGCAGACTTTGGCCTCTCAAAATGGCGGCAACTATCCGTCAGTAAAGGCTCAGGGTCCAAGCCCACAGAGATGGGGGGCACAGTGATCTACATGCCCCCTGAGAAGTACGAACCATCAAAGAGCCGCCGTGCCGATGTGAAACACGACATGTACAG CTACGCCATCATCATGTGGGAGGTGCTGTCCAGGCAGATTCCATTTGAAg AGGTGACCAACCCCATGCAGATCATGTTCAGTGTTCTACGTGGGATGCGTCCCGACATCAGTCTAGAAAGTCTGTCTGCCGACATCCCCAGCAGAGACACACTCATCAGTTTGATGACCAGTGGCTGGACCTCTAACCCTGACGAAAGACCTTCCTTCCTCA AGTGTTTGATAGAGCTGGAGCCCATGGTGAGGAAGTTTGACGAAATTGACTTCCTGGAGGCCGTGTTGGAAatcaagaggtcaaag TTGAGGCACAGGTCAGGTTGTTGCTCAGCCCAGTCAGGGAGCGAGAAGAGGAGTGAGGAGGGATCCCTGAACATACTGAAGGACAGGCCCAGCCCGTGGCCG GAGAGCTCAACCTCAGGCTCAGGCTCTTGTTCCTCCCAGGACACGGACATATCTTTACCAGGCGTCCTTACCAGCAGCAATGCTGCACCTTCTAAAG ATGGGCTCCCGTCATCGTTTTTAGCTCATACTCTGGAGCCTCCTGAGTCTTTGAAGGACCCCTGCGCAGTTAACAATCTGAATGGCTACCAGAGTGCCAGGCCCATGAATGATTTGAACATACCTGTCAAACCAGGTTTGCCTGTCAGTGAATATGAGACACGGCTGGATAACCTCACCCTTGTGCCTCAGCCTCAGCAACAAG CAGATTACTCTCCTCCACTGCGGCACTCCCCTCCCTCACAAGGCCCAATGGCCCAGTGGATCGCATCAAAGCGTGAGGAGATCGTCGCCCAGATGACAGAGGCCTGTCTGAATCAGAGCCTGGATGCCCTACTGGCCCAAACACTGCTGATGAGAGAGGACTACGAGCTGGTTAAGACCCAGACCACACGCACCGCCAAGGTGCGCGAACTCCTGGACAACTGTCACCGACACAATGAAGACTTCTGCCGCATCGTTGTCCGCAAGCTGCGCGACAACAAGCAAATGGGCCTGCAGCCATACCCGCCCGAGATCGGCTCCCCCACCCTCATTCCAAGCACACCAACGCTGTCCATGTCCTACAATAACTCCAGGAGCAAAGTGCACCAGTAG
- the LOC121951391 gene encoding receptor-interacting serine/threonine-protein kinase 2-like isoform X2 gives MRVDGRALPHCDYRRGQFCFRWMINAQRLSVKGSQSAMEPYAAMGCMNIGSLTSTLPVIPYQKLTDLYYLSRGGFGTVFKAQHSDWRTTVAIKCLKLDCPVGERERNCLLKEAEVLHKARFNYIIQIFGICNEPEFFCIVTEFMSNGSLDLLLHEKDMYPGLAWPLRLRILYEIALGVNFLHNMNPPLLHHDLKTQNILLDGEFHVKIADFGLSKWRQLSVSKGSGSKPTEMGGTVIYMPPEKYEPSKSRRADVKHDMYSYAIIMWEVLSRQIPFEEVTNPMQIMFSVLRGMRPDISLESLSADIPSRDTLISLMTSGWTSNPDERPSFLKCLIELEPMVRKFDEIDFLEAVLEIKRSKLRHRSGCCSAQSGSEKRSEEGSLNILKDRPSPWPESSTSGSGSCSSQDTDISLPGVLTSSNAAPSKDGLPSSFLAHTLEPPESLKDPCAVNNLNGYQSARPMNDLNIPVKPGLPVSEYETRLDNLTLVPQPQQQDYSPPLRHSPPSQGPMAQWIASKREEIVAQMTEACLNQSLDALLAQTLLMREDYELVKTQTTRTAKVRELLDNCHRHNEDFCRIVVRKLRDNKQMGLQPYPPEIGSPTLIPSTPTLSMSYNNSRSKVHQ, from the exons ATGCGTGTAGATGGGAGAGCTCTTCCACATTGCGATTACCGAAGGGGGCAGTTCTGCTTTCGGTGGATGATAAATGCTCAGAGACTTTCCGTAAAAGGCTCACAAAGTGCTATGGAGCCGTACGCGGCTATGGGTTGTATGAACATTGGCAGTCTGACCAGCACCTTACCGGTGATCCCCTACCAGAAGCTGACCGACCTGTACTACCTGAGCAGAGGGGGCTTCGGCACCGTGTTCAAGGCACAGCACTCCGACTGGAGGACCACTGTGGCTATCAAGTGCCTCAAACTCGACTGTCCTGTTGGAGAAAG AGAGAGGAACTGCCTGCTGAAGGAGGCCGAGGTGCTCCACAAAGCCAGGTTCAACTACATCATCCAGATCTTTGGGATCTGCAACGAGCCCGAGTTCTTCTGCATAGTCACCGAGTTTATGAGCAATGGCTCTCTGGACTTGTTGCTCCACGAG AAGGACATGTACCCCGGGCTCGCCTGGCCTTTGCGACTGAGAATCCTATATGAGATTGCCCTGGGCGTTAACTTCCTCCACAACATGAACCCACCCCTCTTACATCATGACCTTAAGACTCAGAACATACTTTTGGATGGTGAATTTCATGTTAAG ATTGCAGACTTTGGCCTCTCAAAATGGCGGCAACTATCCGTCAGTAAAGGCTCAGGGTCCAAGCCCACAGAGATGGGGGGCACAGTGATCTACATGCCCCCTGAGAAGTACGAACCATCAAAGAGCCGCCGTGCCGATGTGAAACACGACATGTACAG CTACGCCATCATCATGTGGGAGGTGCTGTCCAGGCAGATTCCATTTGAAg AGGTGACCAACCCCATGCAGATCATGTTCAGTGTTCTACGTGGGATGCGTCCCGACATCAGTCTAGAAAGTCTGTCTGCCGACATCCCCAGCAGAGACACACTCATCAGTTTGATGACCAGTGGCTGGACCTCTAACCCTGACGAAAGACCTTCCTTCCTCA AGTGTTTGATAGAGCTGGAGCCCATGGTGAGGAAGTTTGACGAAATTGACTTCCTGGAGGCCGTGTTGGAAatcaagaggtcaaag TTGAGGCACAGGTCAGGTTGTTGCTCAGCCCAGTCAGGGAGCGAGAAGAGGAGTGAGGAGGGATCCCTGAACATACTGAAGGACAGGCCCAGCCCGTGGCCG GAGAGCTCAACCTCAGGCTCAGGCTCTTGTTCCTCCCAGGACACGGACATATCTTTACCAGGCGTCCTTACCAGCAGCAATGCTGCACCTTCTAAAG ATGGGCTCCCGTCATCGTTTTTAGCTCATACTCTGGAGCCTCCTGAGTCTTTGAAGGACCCCTGCGCAGTTAACAATCTGAATGGCTACCAGAGTGCCAGGCCCATGAATGATTTGAACATACCTGTCAAACCAGGTTTGCCTGTCAGTGAATATGAGACACGGCTGGATAACCTCACCCTTGTGCCTCAGCCTCAGCAACAAG ATTACTCTCCTCCACTGCGGCACTCCCCTCCCTCACAAGGCCCAATGGCCCAGTGGATCGCATCAAAGCGTGAGGAGATCGTCGCCCAGATGACAGAGGCCTGTCTGAATCAGAGCCTGGATGCCCTACTGGCCCAAACACTGCTGATGAGAGAGGACTACGAGCTGGTTAAGACCCAGACCACACGCACCGCCAAGGTGCGCGAACTCCTGGACAACTGTCACCGACACAATGAAGACTTCTGCCGCATCGTTGTCCGCAAGCTGCGCGACAACAAGCAAATGGGCCTGCAGCCATACCCGCCCGAGATCGGCTCCCCCACCCTCATTCCAAGCACACCAACGCTGTCCATGTCCTACAATAACTCCAGGAGCAAAGTGCACCAGTAG